In one window of Prevotella fusca JCM 17724 DNA:
- a CDS encoding lysophospholipid acyltransferase family protein: MKKALYKTLYFLAYGFWYLLALLPFPVLYLLSDGLYLLMSRVVKYRHKVIRKNLKSSFPEKTDEELCHIERKFHRWFCDYIVETLKLMTMSKKQLMERMTFTGTEELNRVLSEGKSAAVYLGHLGNWEWITSLPYWVDNALCCQLYHPLENEYFDRLFKFVRERHGALCIPMQESLRKIIQFGRSGKPLVVGYISDQTPFWWNIHHWIQFMNQETPVLTGAERIVKHTRQVFVYGDVTRTSRGHYNCEFRIIREETKGLPEYEITDLYFQELEKSIRNQPEIYLWSHNRWKRTRARFDEYFEEIDGKVHLREGKEMIY; encoded by the coding sequence ATGAAAAAAGCCCTTTATAAAACCCTTTATTTCCTCGCTTACGGCTTCTGGTATCTGCTGGCACTCCTGCCTTTCCCAGTGCTGTATCTGCTTTCTGACGGTCTCTATCTGTTGATGTCACGGGTAGTAAAGTACCGCCACAAGGTGATAAGGAAGAATCTCAAGAGCAGTTTCCCGGAGAAGACCGATGAGGAACTCTGCCATATTGAGCGGAAATTTCACCGCTGGTTCTGCGATTACATCGTTGAGACACTGAAACTCATGACGATGAGTAAGAAGCAACTGATGGAGCGTATGACCTTTACTGGTACGGAAGAGCTGAACAGGGTGCTGTCGGAAGGGAAGTCGGCTGCCGTCTATCTGGGGCATCTGGGTAACTGGGAGTGGATTACCTCCCTGCCTTACTGGGTCGACAATGCCCTCTGCTGCCAGCTTTATCACCCACTGGAGAACGAATACTTCGACCGTCTTTTCAAATTCGTACGTGAGCGTCACGGTGCGCTCTGCATTCCTATGCAGGAGTCGTTGCGCAAGATTATACAGTTCGGACGCAGCGGGAAGCCCCTTGTTGTGGGCTATATCTCCGACCAGACACCTTTCTGGTGGAACATACATCACTGGATTCAGTTCATGAATCAGGAGACGCCTGTGCTTACAGGAGCAGAACGTATCGTGAAGCATACACGTCAGGTCTTCGTTTATGGCGACGTTACACGTACCAGCCGTGGTCATTACAACTGCGAGTTCCGCATCATCCGTGAAGAAACAAAGGGACTGCCGGAGTACGAGATAACCGACCTTTATTTCCAGGAACTTGAGAAGTCCATTCGTAATCAGCCCGAAATCTATCTTTGGAGCCACAACAGATGGAAACGTACACGTGCCCGCTTTGATGAATATTTCGAAGAGATTGATGGCAAAGTACACCTGCGTGAGGGGAAGGAGATGATTTATTAA
- a CDS encoding LTA synthase family protein, translating into MKSLLKSTFASPIALVFNLLLAYAIFFIARLTYFLVNYSYFIDGLSISSLWLWVRGSLLFDTTAILYTHILYIVMMLLPLWRKETPIYHKVCKWVFMVVNALSLAINLADSVYFPFTLRRTTTSVFREFDNENNLAGILFHNAVTHWYLILIFIIVLWLANKLYVMPRTDHRSYASLRQRLVYAAQLFLCLAVAAVLTVAGCRGGLQSGVRPITISNANQYVERPTDCALVLNTPFALIRTIGKSDFAVPDYFLSLAAASEVYNPVQWMVYKEPSPASGVRLPNKKNIVILIVESFGREYIGGFNRDFFDGKYKGYTPNVDKLIDKSLVYRFSYCNGRKSIDGMPSILCGIPRFGEPFILTPASMNDYTGMPGLLSKWGYQTAFFHGANRGSMGFLAFANKIGFQKYYGRQDYSEDPRFGGDKDFDGNWGIWDEPFLQYYCTKMGEMKQPFMTALFTVSSHDPFVVPEKYKNVYKEEHLPIQKCIRYTDMAIGKFFESASKQPWFKNTIFVLTSDHTNQSDHEQYMTDIGGFCSPIIIYDPSEEIKPGRIDGVAQQIDIMPTLFYHIGYNAGPYLSFGKDLLHTPAEETWAVNYLNGIYQYVKYGYVLQWDGKQTKAIYRVTDALMKQNLLGHVPEQAKMEQELKAIIYQYMYRMVHDKMHPTIKNPEFK; encoded by the coding sequence ATGAAAAGTTTACTGAAATCAACATTTGCTTCGCCAATAGCGTTAGTGTTTAACTTGCTGTTGGCATATGCTATTTTCTTCATCGCACGATTGACTTATTTCTTAGTCAATTACAGTTATTTCATTGACGGTCTCAGTATTTCATCGCTTTGGTTGTGGGTGCGAGGGAGTCTTCTCTTTGATACGACCGCCATTCTTTACACGCATATTCTCTACATCGTGATGATGCTTCTGCCTCTATGGCGGAAGGAAACCCCCATCTATCACAAGGTTTGCAAGTGGGTATTCATGGTTGTCAATGCCTTGTCACTTGCCATCAACCTTGCCGACTCAGTATATTTCCCCTTCACACTGCGCCGCACGACGACCAGTGTGTTCCGTGAGTTCGACAATGAGAACAACCTTGCCGGCATCTTGTTCCACAATGCTGTTACTCATTGGTACCTTATCCTTATTTTCATTATCGTCCTATGGCTTGCCAATAAGCTGTATGTAATGCCGCGTACCGACCACCGCAGCTATGCAAGTCTGCGACAACGGCTGGTTTATGCGGCACAGCTATTCCTATGCCTTGCCGTAGCTGCCGTCCTTACCGTTGCCGGTTGCCGAGGCGGACTGCAGTCGGGTGTGCGCCCGATAACCATCAGTAATGCTAACCAGTACGTGGAGCGTCCGACTGATTGTGCCTTGGTGCTCAACACCCCCTTTGCCCTTATCCGCACGATAGGTAAGTCCGACTTTGCAGTTCCCGATTACTTCCTTTCTCTGGCGGCTGCAAGTGAGGTCTATAATCCTGTTCAATGGATGGTATATAAGGAGCCAAGCCCAGCTTCGGGCGTACGTCTTCCAAACAAGAAGAACATTGTTATCCTCATTGTTGAGAGCTTCGGACGAGAGTATATTGGAGGTTTTAACCGTGACTTCTTCGATGGAAAATACAAAGGTTATACACCGAATGTAGACAAACTCATAGACAAGAGTCTCGTTTATCGCTTCTCCTATTGCAACGGACGGAAGAGTATTGACGGTATGCCGTCCATCCTCTGCGGTATTCCCCGCTTTGGAGAACCCTTCATCCTCACGCCTGCTTCGATGAACGACTATACAGGTATGCCGGGATTACTCAGTAAGTGGGGCTATCAGACAGCCTTCTTCCATGGTGCCAATCGTGGTTCGATGGGCTTCCTTGCCTTTGCCAATAAGATAGGATTCCAGAAGTATTACGGTCGGCAGGACTACAGTGAAGACCCTCGTTTCGGTGGTGATAAGGACTTCGATGGCAACTGGGGCATCTGGGATGAGCCTTTCCTGCAGTACTACTGTACGAAGATGGGCGAGATGAAACAGCCCTTTATGACCGCTCTCTTCACCGTCTCAAGCCACGACCCATTTGTGGTTCCGGAGAAGTATAAGAACGTTTACAAAGAAGAGCACCTCCCTATTCAAAAGTGCATCCGCTATACTGATATGGCGATAGGCAAGTTCTTCGAGTCAGCAAGCAAGCAGCCTTGGTTCAAGAACACCATCTTTGTTCTCACGAGCGACCACACCAACCAGAGCGATCACGAGCAGTATATGACCGACATCGGTGGCTTCTGTTCACCTATTATTATATATGACCCATCCGAGGAAATCAAGCCGGGACGTATAGACGGTGTCGCACAGCAGATTGACATTATGCCGACACTGTTCTATCACATCGGTTATAATGCCGGTCCTTACCTCTCCTTCGGAAAAGACCTCCTGCATACACCAGCAGAAGAGACTTGGGCTGTGAACTATCTGAACGGTATTTACCAGTATGTAAAATATGGTTATGTACTCCAATGGGACGGCAAACAGACAAAAGCCATCTATCGGGTGACTGACGCACTGATGAAGCAGAACCTGCTCGGACACGTGCCTGAACAGGCAAAGATGGAACAGGAACTGAAGGCTATCATCTATCAGTATATGTATCGTATGGTACACGATAAAATGCACCCAACGATTAAAAATCCAGAATTTAAATGA
- a CDS encoding ABC transporter ATP-binding protein, which produces MKEFIHVLRRFVPPYKKYLVLSIIFNILSAILNIFSFATLIPLLQILFKVDAGTGAMRAMSWNEGSFKEVLSNNADYYTQIYITSWGPTTVLLVIGLALAFMTFLKTGAYFLSSASIIPIRTGVVRDIRNQLYEKITSLSLGFFSEERKGDIIARMSGDVQEIDSSIMSSIDMLFKNPVLIIIYFTTLIVISWQLTLFTLFFVPIFGWFMGFVGRKLKQNSMTAQKLWSDTMSQVEETLGGLRVIKAFCAEGLMNERFDKINSQYRNDVMRVNIRQQLAHPMSEFLGTVMIVVVLWFGGTLVLGEYPIISGPTFIYYLVILYSIINPLKEFSRAGYNIPKGLASMERVDKILKAEVKIQDPEKPVHIDSFKHEIEFRHVSFAYTDGKDSDGNPVLCWVLKDINLTIPKGKTVALVGQSGSGKSTLLDLIPRYYDVQEGEILIDGINIKDLGVHDLRQLIGNVNQEAILFNDSFKNNISFGVNATDEAIAEAAKIANAHEFILNSEKGYDTNIGDRGGRLSGGQRQRVSIARAILKNPPILILDEATSALDTESERLVQDALYKLMKTRTTIAVAHRLSTIKNSDEICVMHEGEIVERGTHEELMGMDGYYKKLHDMQEI; this is translated from the coding sequence ATGAAGGAATTCATACACGTTTTACGCAGGTTCGTACCGCCATATAAGAAGTATCTTGTGCTGTCAATCATTTTCAATATATTGTCAGCCATTCTGAACATCTTTTCCTTTGCAACGCTTATTCCGCTCCTTCAGATTCTCTTCAAGGTGGATGCAGGAACGGGAGCGATGCGTGCAATGTCATGGAATGAAGGCTCTTTCAAGGAGGTATTGTCGAACAATGCGGATTATTACACACAGATATACATTACCAGCTGGGGACCTACAACAGTCCTGTTGGTTATCGGTCTGGCACTTGCCTTCATGACATTTCTGAAGACAGGTGCCTACTTCCTGTCATCAGCTTCCATCATTCCTATCCGGACGGGCGTTGTACGTGACATCCGTAACCAGCTCTATGAGAAGATAACATCCCTTTCTTTAGGCTTCTTCAGCGAGGAAAGGAAGGGAGACATCATCGCCCGCATGAGTGGTGACGTACAGGAGATTGACAGTTCCATCATGTCATCCATCGACATGCTCTTCAAGAATCCTGTCCTTATCATCATTTACTTTACCACCCTGATTGTTATTTCCTGGCAGCTGACGCTCTTCACCCTCTTCTTTGTTCCCATCTTCGGATGGTTTATGGGCTTTGTCGGCAGGAAACTGAAGCAGAACAGTATGACAGCACAGAAACTATGGAGTGACACGATGAGCCAGGTTGAAGAGACTTTAGGCGGATTAAGAGTCATCAAGGCTTTCTGTGCAGAGGGATTGATGAACGAACGCTTTGACAAAATCAACTCCCAGTACCGCAATGATGTCATGCGTGTGAATATCCGGCAGCAGTTAGCTCACCCGATGAGCGAGTTCCTCGGTACGGTGATGATTGTTGTTGTGCTTTGGTTTGGTGGTACACTCGTATTGGGAGAGTACCCGATTATCAGTGGACCAACCTTCATCTACTATCTTGTCATCCTCTACAGCATTATCAATCCGCTGAAAGAATTCTCCCGTGCAGGCTATAACATTCCCAAGGGACTTGCCTCTATGGAGCGTGTGGATAAGATTCTAAAGGCAGAGGTGAAGATACAGGATCCAGAGAAGCCGGTACATATTGATTCCTTTAAACATGAGATTGAGTTCCGCCATGTCAGCTTTGCCTATACTGATGGTAAAGACAGTGACGGTAATCCAGTCCTTTGCTGGGTACTGAAGGATATAAACCTCACCATACCAAAGGGTAAGACGGTAGCCTTGGTAGGACAGAGTGGTAGCGGAAAGTCAACCTTGCTCGACCTCATTCCCCGTTACTACGATGTGCAGGAGGGCGAAATACTCATCGACGGAATTAACATTAAGGACTTGGGAGTACACGACCTGCGCCAGCTCATCGGTAATGTTAATCAGGAGGCAATCCTCTTCAACGACAGTTTCAAGAACAATATCTCCTTCGGAGTCAATGCAACAGACGAGGCAATTGCCGAAGCGGCAAAGATTGCCAATGCACATGAGTTTATCCTCAACAGTGAGAAAGGATACGATACGAACATCGGCGACCGTGGCGGACGTCTGTCCGGAGGACAACGTCAGCGTGTCAGCATTGCCCGTGCCATCCTCAAGAATCCACCGATTCTTATCCTTGACGAAGCTACTTCAGCCCTTGATACAGAGAGCGAGCGTCTTGTCCAGGATGCCCTCTACAAACTTATGAAGACCCGTACCACCATAGCTGTTGCCCACCGCCTTTCCACTATCAAGAATTCTGATGAAATCTGCGTGATGCACGAAGGTGAAATCGTGGAGCGTGGAACGCACGAAGAGCTTATGGGAATGGATGGATATTACAAGAAACTGCATGATATGCAGGAGATTTAA
- a CDS encoding alpha-amylase family glycosyl hydrolase, translating to MRRLLLLFSFLLALQQGFSQGWPANYQGVMLQAFYWDSYEDTQWTKLQSQADVISRSFNSIWVPQSGYCNTGSNGKSMGYNPVWWFNQNSSFGTQEALKQMIATFNAKNVAVIEDVVINHKSGDKDWCDFPEEEWNGKKLEWSLADICRDDEAKDKFPVSGNYDTGDHFGYRDLDHTGENVQKNVKTYLQFLKEEMGYKGFRYDMVKGYGAEFIKIYNEDAKPEFSVGEYWDTNYDNVVGWIKGTGYTSAAFDFPLKYIINDAFGNGNWGALTYKGVAGDPNMSRYAVTFIDNHDTYRNENGEKLQNNVLAANAFILAMPGTPCIFLPHWKAYQTELAKMIAARKEAGISNQSRIVSGKYYNGGYVTIVQGERSKIMVISGYPQGVDTEGYTLVSAGTTENPNYAFYKETNPAKDITVYVEANEQPLYLYAWTDNDSPLTDGYPGTLLTKKRQVGDKVFYYMTLKADRLNFLLNKGGDATKTDDVRGITSDVFYTYNNRKATDNTAQYENEPVMGEVNLLTFSNSETVAFFESPASWGKAACWAWDSHSNYTGGNWPGQQCEYIGKAANGNKIWKWTCNTTGVPAMIMFNDGVATGIQTSEEYTFINGGYYTMTEMIGTGSNLDNLFEREFKENVKSTLCLPFNIGPTEAAQLNGKIYQLTGASNGVFIFKSCNSVEAFKPYVFIANRTAKCLIPFRGKAVLSGNAIPATIGDYTFAGTMDKVKKVSTAETSYFIYTAANGSFVKANTNGGVVIPAYRCYFQTKSDAVAPSKMEIINESTGLSTLSLYNDDNIYTLNGVCLGKRSALPNLPMGIYIYKGKKILI from the coding sequence ATGAGACGATTACTTTTACTGTTTTCATTCCTGCTGGCGTTGCAGCAGGGATTCAGCCAGGGATGGCCTGCTAATTATCAAGGAGTTATGCTACAAGCCTTCTATTGGGACTCCTACGAAGATACCCAATGGACAAAGCTACAATCACAAGCCGATGTTATCAGCCGGAGTTTCAACTCCATTTGGGTGCCACAGAGTGGTTATTGTAATACCGGTTCCAACGGCAAGAGTATGGGATATAACCCTGTGTGGTGGTTCAATCAGAACAGTTCTTTTGGCACACAGGAAGCACTTAAACAGATGATTGCCACATTCAATGCCAAGAATGTAGCCGTGATAGAAGATGTCGTTATCAACCATAAGAGTGGTGATAAGGACTGGTGCGACTTCCCTGAAGAGGAATGGAATGGCAAGAAACTTGAATGGTCATTGGCTGACATCTGTCGGGATGACGAGGCAAAAGACAAGTTCCCAGTTTCTGGTAATTACGATACTGGCGACCACTTCGGCTATCGTGACTTAGATCATACGGGCGAAAATGTGCAGAAGAACGTAAAAACCTATCTGCAGTTCCTCAAGGAGGAAATGGGCTACAAGGGTTTCAGATACGATATGGTGAAGGGCTATGGTGCGGAGTTCATCAAGATATACAACGAAGATGCTAAGCCGGAGTTTTCTGTCGGAGAGTATTGGGATACCAATTATGACAATGTGGTGGGCTGGATTAAAGGCACTGGTTACACCTCGGCAGCCTTCGATTTCCCATTGAAATATATCATTAACGACGCCTTCGGAAACGGTAACTGGGGCGCACTGACCTATAAGGGTGTGGCTGGTGACCCAAATATGAGCCGATATGCGGTGACTTTCATCGACAATCATGACACTTATCGCAACGAAAACGGTGAGAAACTACAGAACAATGTGCTGGCTGCAAACGCCTTCATATTGGCTATGCCGGGTACACCTTGTATCTTCCTTCCGCACTGGAAAGCCTATCAGACCGAGCTCGCGAAGATGATTGCAGCACGTAAAGAGGCAGGTATCAGCAATCAGAGCAGGATTGTATCAGGTAAATACTACAATGGCGGCTATGTAACCATCGTGCAGGGAGAGCGCAGTAAGATTATGGTTATCAGCGGTTATCCGCAAGGTGTTGACACTGAAGGCTACACACTCGTGTCGGCTGGAACTACAGAAAACCCGAATTATGCCTTCTATAAGGAGACAAACCCTGCAAAGGACATCACGGTATATGTGGAAGCAAACGAGCAGCCGCTCTATCTCTATGCGTGGACGGACAATGACAGTCCGCTCACAGATGGCTATCCGGGAACCCTGTTGACAAAGAAAAGGCAGGTGGGTGACAAGGTATTCTATTATATGACATTGAAGGCTGACCGCCTGAACTTCCTGCTCAACAAGGGTGGAGATGCTACAAAGACGGACGATGTGCGGGGTATAACCAGTGATGTGTTCTATACCTACAACAACAGAAAGGCAACGGATAACACTGCGCAGTATGAAAATGAACCTGTTATGGGTGAAGTGAATCTGCTTACTTTCAGCAACAGTGAGACTGTAGCTTTCTTTGAATCGCCTGCATCATGGGGCAAAGCAGCTTGCTGGGCATGGGATAGTCATTCAAATTATACGGGTGGCAACTGGCCGGGACAGCAGTGCGAATACATCGGTAAGGCAGCCAATGGCAACAAAATATGGAAGTGGACCTGCAATACTACGGGTGTACCTGCAATGATTATGTTCAATGATGGAGTAGCCACAGGCATACAGACAAGCGAAGAGTACACCTTCATCAATGGCGGCTATTACACTATGACGGAGATGATTGGTACAGGTAGCAACCTTGACAATCTCTTTGAACGTGAATTTAAGGAGAATGTGAAGAGTACTCTCTGTCTGCCTTTCAACATCGGTCCGACAGAAGCTGCACAGCTCAACGGTAAGATTTATCAGCTGACAGGTGCGTCAAACGGAGTCTTCATCTTCAAGTCCTGTAACTCGGTAGAGGCTTTCAAGCCTTACGTCTTTATAGCCAACAGAACCGCAAAATGCCTCATTCCGTTCCGTGGCAAGGCTGTACTTTCTGGCAATGCCATTCCTGCAACAATCGGAGATTACACCTTTGCGGGCACAATGGATAAGGTGAAGAAGGTGTCAACGGCAGAAACATCCTATTTTATCTATACAGCAGCTAACGGTAGCTTTGTAAAGGCAAACACCAATGGCGGTGTCGTCATCCCTGCTTATCGCTGTTACTTCCAGACGAAATCAGATGCTGTAGCACCTTCCAAGATGGAGATTATCAACGAATCCACCGGTCTGAGCACACTCAGCTTATACAACGATGACAATATATATACCTTGAATGGGGTATGTTTAGGTAAGCGTTCAGCACTGCCTAATCTGCCAATGGGGATATACATTTACAAAGGGAAAAAGATTCTAATATAA
- the miaB gene encoding tRNA (N6-isopentenyl adenosine(37)-C2)-methylthiotransferase MiaB, which produces MKKLYIETYGCQMNVADSEVVASVMKMAGYDVCENEDEADAIFLNTCSIRENAENKIYNRLEALHAEQKKGRDLILGVLGCMAERVKDDLIQNHHANLVCGPDSYLNLPDMIAQCENGTNAMDIELSTTETYRDVIPQRIGGNRVSGFVSIMRGCNNFCHYCIVPFTRGRERSRDVESIMREVKDLHDKGFKEVTLLGQNVNSYGLLPNGKRPENGVSFAELLHMVAQSVPDMRVRFTTSNPEDMTEDIIEAVATEPNLCNHIHFPAQSGSNSVLKLMNRKYTREDYLEKVAAIRRLIPDCGLTTDIFTGYHNESEEDFQQTLSLMREVGFDSAFMFKYSERPGTYAAKHLPDNVSEEEKIRRLNELIRLQTEISAEQNKKDEGKEFDILIERFGKRSREQLMGRTPQNKAVVMPRGNHHIGETVRVRITGSTSATLFGEEV; this is translated from the coding sequence ATGAAGAAACTATATATTGAAACATACGGCTGCCAGATGAATGTGGCAGACTCCGAGGTTGTGGCTTCTGTCATGAAGATGGCAGGCTATGACGTATGCGAGAATGAGGATGAAGCAGATGCTATCTTCCTCAATACCTGCTCTATACGTGAGAATGCAGAGAACAAAATCTATAACCGTCTGGAGGCATTGCACGCCGAGCAGAAGAAAGGTCGCGACCTGATTCTGGGCGTATTGGGATGTATGGCAGAGCGTGTGAAGGATGATCTTATTCAAAACCACCATGCCAACCTTGTGTGTGGACCTGACTCTTACCTCAACTTGCCTGATATGATTGCGCAGTGTGAGAACGGTACGAATGCAATGGATATTGAACTCTCTACTACTGAGACTTATCGTGACGTCATTCCACAACGTATTGGTGGTAACAGAGTGTCGGGCTTCGTCAGTATTATGCGTGGCTGCAACAACTTCTGTCACTATTGTATCGTGCCTTTCACCCGTGGTCGTGAGCGTTCACGTGATGTCGAAAGCATCATGAGGGAGGTTAAGGACCTGCATGACAAGGGCTTCAAGGAGGTTACACTCTTAGGTCAGAACGTCAATTCATACGGTTTGTTGCCGAATGGCAAGCGTCCGGAGAATGGCGTTTCATTTGCTGAGCTGCTGCACATGGTAGCACAGAGCGTGCCGGATATGCGTGTACGCTTCACGACTTCCAACCCTGAAGATATGACGGAGGATATTATCGAGGCGGTAGCAACCGAGCCTAACCTCTGCAACCATATCCACTTCCCTGCGCAGAGTGGCAGTAACAGTGTGCTGAAGCTGATGAACCGCAAGTACACCCGTGAGGATTACCTTGAGAAGGTGGCTGCCATCCGCCGTCTTATTCCTGACTGTGGACTTACAACTGACATCTTCACAGGCTATCATAATGAGTCAGAAGAAGACTTCCAGCAGACGCTCTCGCTGATGCGTGAGGTAGGTTTCGATTCAGCCTTTATGTTCAAATACTCTGAACGACCGGGAACATATGCGGCAAAGCATCTTCCTGACAACGTTTCCGAGGAAGAGAAAATCCGCCGTCTGAATGAGTTGATCCGACTTCAGACAGAGATTTCAGCCGAGCAGAACAAGAAAGACGAGGGCAAGGAGTTTGATATTCTCATTGAACGCTTTGGCAAACGAAGCCGTGAACAGCTCATGGGACGCACTCCACAGAACAAGGCTGTGGTCATGCCACGTGGCAATCACCATATCGGTGAGACCGTCCGTGTACGTATCACAGGCTCTACCAGTGCCACACTCTTTGGAGAAGAAGTGTAA
- a CDS encoding LTA synthase family protein has product MYKNLKYLIKHSAVILVILFFVRICFAVAFVPMNVISSNLAVFPRLLFNLLRFDVQVICYVLLLPTVLTLVFAALHKPWTERVLSRFRKVYFSIVCVLLLAISGIDMGFFANFNSHINITFFDFFNEGPVSLIQTVWEEYHCVYEAIAFLLVTIPVLLLIRRIESGNSSSRQSVRSSTVPTPSRRRIASLSVILLLYVAFLVIGMRGSVWRFPLQIEDTFVSNQKILNDLVPNAVYMFKKAYKEKKNAFRMESTADLLRQYKFKSLQEALDVYTEGKVKMQNNDTLAALQRALFAEVGDTLKQPQPNVVIVYCESWSNYLFNLQQKDADMYFGLERHFKDDLLFRNFQSVQNGTVASLENLYVSTPYPRFFASAYRFKTLPTSIALPFKDSNYRTTFMSGMDAAWENCAEALVHQQFDATYDKFHLLKDYPRATYNCIGVYDEYLFQALLDKLKKPSEKRQMIAVMTTTNHPPFEFPKDLKLPSLPESVYGRKCFAEHNRKVLDKYLTGFRYNNKVLNDFLDRFKASDAAKNTVLFITGDHNVRSILSYDVVDKRYEHSVPLYIYLPPYLRKEAYKSLTNRWGSHDDILATLAPFAFRHTKYFKMGKNLLDVSVPDSTYFSANVEQIESVPAYRKNAERLTDARNLLRHVYFGWYWRNKS; this is encoded by the coding sequence ATGTATAAGAATTTAAAGTACTTAATCAAACATTCTGCCGTCATCCTTGTTATCCTGTTTTTCGTGCGCATCTGCTTTGCCGTTGCGTTCGTTCCTATGAATGTTATCAGCAGTAATCTGGCAGTCTTTCCCCGTCTTCTTTTCAATCTTCTGCGCTTCGATGTGCAGGTTATATGTTACGTGCTGTTGCTGCCTACGGTTCTGACCTTGGTCTTTGCCGCCCTTCATAAGCCTTGGACTGAGCGTGTGTTGAGCCGTTTCCGTAAGGTTTATTTCTCCATTGTCTGTGTTCTCCTGCTGGCAATCAGTGGTATTGACATGGGCTTTTTTGCCAATTTCAACAGCCATATCAACATTACTTTCTTCGATTTCTTCAATGAAGGACCAGTGAGTTTGATTCAGACAGTATGGGAAGAGTATCATTGTGTCTATGAAGCTATAGCCTTTCTTCTCGTCACAATACCAGTTCTTTTGCTTATCCGTAGAATTGAATCTGGTAACTCGTCATCCCGTCAGTCTGTACGTTCGTCAACCGTTCCCACCCCGTCCCGCCGTAGGATTGCCAGTCTTTCGGTCATACTCCTGTTGTATGTAGCTTTTCTGGTCATTGGTATGCGTGGTTCAGTATGGCGTTTCCCCCTGCAGATAGAGGATACCTTTGTGTCAAATCAGAAGATTCTGAACGACCTTGTTCCGAATGCTGTCTATATGTTCAAGAAGGCTTATAAGGAGAAGAAAAACGCCTTCAGGATGGAAAGTACAGCTGACTTGCTGCGGCAGTATAAGTTCAAGAGCTTGCAGGAGGCACTGGATGTCTATACAGAAGGGAAGGTAAAGATGCAGAACAACGATACGCTTGCTGCCTTGCAGCGTGCACTTTTTGCAGAGGTGGGTGACACCTTGAAGCAGCCACAGCCCAATGTTGTTATCGTTTATTGCGAAAGTTGGAGCAATTATCTGTTCAATCTTCAGCAGAAGGATGCAGATATGTATTTCGGATTGGAGCGTCACTTCAAGGACGACCTGCTCTTCCGTAACTTCCAGTCTGTACAGAATGGTACGGTAGCTTCGCTTGAAAATCTCTATGTTTCTACGCCTTATCCGCGTTTCTTTGCTTCGGCTTATCGTTTCAAGACGCTTCCTACGTCAATTGCCTTGCCTTTCAAAGACAGCAATTACAGAACTACATTTATGTCGGGAATGGATGCTGCGTGGGAGAACTGTGCTGAGGCATTGGTTCATCAGCAGTTCGATGCCACCTACGACAAGTTCCATCTCTTGAAAGACTATCCCCGTGCCACCTACAACTGTATAGGTGTCTACGATGAATACCTCTTCCAGGCATTGCTGGATAAGCTGAAGAAACCTTCAGAAAAGCGTCAGATGATAGCGGTAATGACGACGACAAACCATCCGCCTTTTGAGTTTCCGAAGGACTTGAAGCTCCCTTCTTTGCCAGAATCTGTCTATGGCAGGAAGTGTTTTGCCGAGCATAACCGCAAGGTCTTGGACAAGTATCTCACGGGATTCCGCTATAATAATAAGGTACTGAACGATTTTCTCGACCGTTTCAAGGCTTCTGATGCTGCAAAGAACACTGTTCTTTTCATTACGGGCGACCACAACGTGCGTTCCATTCTCAGTTATGATGTGGTAGACAAGCGGTATGAACATTCCGTACCGCTCTATATCTATCTGCCACCTTACCTGCGCAAGGAGGCTTATAAGAGTCTTACCAATCGCTGGGGAAGTCATGATGACATCTTGGCAACGCTGGCTCCCTTTGCTTTCCGCCACACAAAGTATTTCAAGATGGGCAAGAATCTTCTGGATGTATCTGTGCCTGACAGTACTTACTTCAGTGCAAACGTTGAACAGATAGAGTCGGTACCAGCCTACCGTAAGAATGCTGAGCGGCTCACAGATGCCCGTAATCTCCTGCGCCACGTTTACTTTGGCTGGTATTGGAGGAATAAATCGTAG